DNA from Centroberyx gerrardi isolate f3 chromosome 20, fCenGer3.hap1.cur.20231027, whole genome shotgun sequence:
ACATATGAAGCTCGGGGTCCAGGTGGATGCATGATGCTCATCGAGGTCCTGACTGACAACAACACCCGCAGCCACCAGGAGGTCAAACGCCTGCTCAACAAGAATGGGTCAGGACCTGCACTGCTTATATAGGAGTCTTATGATGCTTTGTATACCTGAAATAATCAATCGCAGCTATTGCATGCAGTTGCACCATACATCACTAACGAGACCAGGGCATATAATTCTTAGCGTTAACCTGCTTCAAGTGCTAGATCAGTGGAGTTTGCTGCATCAGTACATGTCAGATAGTGTCACATAACTTGAcaggcacagaaacacatactaaattgactttcaaatactttcttGTTACTCTGTTAGCTCTCTGGTACAGTGTGTTACCCTATGTGGCAAGCCCAAACCATCTGGTACTCAAAGCATGTTAAAACAAATACCACAAATTATTCGTAAATATTATTTCACCCTGATCTGACAGGAATACCTAAAAAATTTTGTGGACAGGAATCACCAATCAGTGTGTCTTCTAAGCTTGGCCCATCAACACTGCATGCAGAATATAATTAAGGAGAATGATTCCAAACTCTTCATCAGCagttacactaccagtcaaaagttagGACacgcctgattgaatgtactatgtttttcattatcttaaaactgttttgatctaaaggcttatgcttaaatgcttgaaattcgtttctagacaaatataaatagtgaagttgatgcctatgtatgaatgtctttccaaagcctttgcctttccatcaaggcaaagggcggttactttaaagaatcaaaaatataagatagttctgatttgtttaacactttttgtgTCACtgtataattccatttgtgttatttcatagttttgatgtctttactattattctaaaatgtggaaaatagtaaaaataaagaaaaatgcttgtgtccaaacttttgactggtagcgtAGATTACAATGTGGGGTTATATTCTGCTGACTTTGTGTCCCAGAGGTGTAATTCTTTGCTCGTCCACAGAGGGGCGCTGGCAGATGGCGCCCGTCATAACTTCAACAGgaagggggtggtggtggtgcaggGCCAGCGCGTCACCGCAGAGCGAGCGCTGGAGCTGGCCATCGAGGCGGGAGCCGAGGACGTCCAGGAGAccgaggacgaggaggagcagCCGCTCCTGCAGGTCAGACATCACTTCTTTGAGAGGAGCGGAAGCAGATGCAAACTTTGTATCTCAAATTTTAGTGATTTTAGTTGCCCTTTATGGGTTGAGCAAGTTTTACTACTTAGGActcatgaaacccattcaaaatgCATATTAAATCATTTTGCTCAATTAATGAAAAGTAGATTAGATATTACAGGTTTTCATCCGACAACAACATGGGAAATCATGACATGTATGAACCCATTCCCATGGATTGTTCCCTGAAGACTGAAGTTTGACATTGTGATAGAAATATAGTCAAACAGTGATATATAGTTTTGTTTGTGGTTGGCCTCtgtattattttgtttattgaaATTCACCTAGTTTTTGTGTGTACCAATGTCTATTTGAACATTATCTTCGGACATTCTATGACTTTCCAAACTAAGGTTACTGGGATATACCATTTAATCCTgatgggacacacacagatttgaaCATCCTGATACATcctgagatatatatatatatatatatatatatatatatatatatatatattttatattgtgtttaccaagtttatttatcaacattatttatagattttattCCACATTTTAGCTCCTtggtgtattgtttgtttgtatgttgttggatgttgctgtgtttttctgCGTACAACAAGCTGCTCGTAACTAATTGCCCCTAGTGAGATTAATAAAgttgaattttgaatttgaattttgaacaCTATAATACAACCTGAACATTGAGTTTTCCCACAGTTTAGGTAATGGTTTGATCCGTTTCTCCCTTTTCAGTTTATCTGTGACATGACAGACCTGAAGAATGTGCGGACGTCACTGGAGGAGCTCGGACTGCAGATCACCTCTGCTGGGTTGGAGTTTGTTCCCCACACCCCCACGACTCTGGACCAGGCCCAGCTGGAGGCGGCCTCAACGCTAATAGAAGCTCTCAACGACTATCCGGACGTTGTTCGAGTCTGGGACAACATCCAGGCCAAGAGCTGAATACTCTCTTGCCACAGACATCTTACATTTGGAATGGTTAATTTCACGAAGAAAAAATTTGCCAACAGATATACTGTACTTCAGTGGGTGCTGATACTACTGCATGTCAGTGATTGTCATGTCGAGATATGGAATAGACATTGTATGTCTGGAAATATGAGTGTGTTGGTCATTTTGATGCTGTCTGTATAGGAAAAGACTTGTAGGAGAAAGGAGATGGTGATCCTTGTTTAGATGTTTTATAGTGATATTTCACCTTGGACAGTTTCACTCTTCAGCCTGCACTTCTCTACAGAAGTTCATTAGCAGCCACCCATCAACATTTGCCACCCTGGGGATACACTGTCACTAGTTGTCTTCAGGCTTTTCCCCCCAAGTTCTCGATTTCAAGAATTTGCAGACAAAATTACCTCTTGAAAATTCTGATCTACAGAGTGGCACAGAATTAAATAATATTCCCTGcatctgcttctctttgctTGTAGATGTGGCAGAAGCATAATTTGTCGACTAGGTTTCTAAAAAAGTGTGAGGTGTTGATAAAAGGTGGCTGATCATTCATGGGCTCCTACAGAGGTATGCAtgctaaaaaatgaaaatgttctgcCAAAGTGAAATTTAACTTTAAGTGGGTGAGTTGTCCAGGAAGTGACGTCCATATGTCAACGAGGATCAggagaaaataaagttttatttaattttaccGCTGCAGAATCAACATCTGTGTAACGGCTCTCGTGAAATGTCAGATCTTTTCCATCCACAAAGCTAGCAAATACCTGAAGTTTCTAACTTCAggtatttgaaaaaaaactgaTTGCTGAAGGTTATGGCTGAAGGACAGTTGGAGCCAGTGTGTCACATCACAGGTCATTACCCTCTCATTTTAATGTGGTGTCAACATTGCAGTCAATAAGATCCCACATTAACAGTATGCATGCAACATATTGAGCGGTTGCCATACCATTagccagtttgtttttgttgtcgcACCACAGCGTCCTTTATGACAGCCTGATGCATATTTCACACTAAAGTACCAACCTATACTGCACACAGGAAAACTGAAACGCTAATTTGATGTTACCAGGAAAGTCCAATGTAATGGCACTGAGCCAATTTCCTCTGGTTATCAATGATTTGCCATTGATCTTCCTGTCAGTTCCTCTCAGCTATAGCATGGCATTGATTGGTTTCCAGTGTTAGCGGATGTTGCACGGCGACATGCTAGCTGAAGGCCAGTCCACCGCCCTATGCCAGTGTGGAGGGTCCAACCTTGAGGTCTGCTTCCATACACTGAAAACAACAAGTACATTTTTTTTGCTCTAAACATAAGTCATGAGAGAGTAGGGCGAATATTTTTGAGCACACTTGTCCAGAAAGAAGAAGGATGGAGGTTTGGGTCATGGGCGCCTAGCGGTCAAGAGGGATCTGACTTCTGAGTTTTAAATCAGGTACGTTGTGTTGATTTACTAAAGAAAATATGGTTTGGTTGAAGAGTTGACCAGCTAGTGagagcacatttttctgtactGTAACAATTTGTGAACTGCTGATTTTTCTATAACAGTTTGTGAGTTAAGCATTGAGTCTTTTTCAACATTTGACCTGATGGGCACAGTGTTTTTGTGAGGGGCGCGGCTAGGTGGGCGTTCTGACATCAGAGCGGATTGGGGAATTTAGGAAGGGGAGGTGCAGAGTATCatgttacagttttttctgattgcttaggcactatctttgaaactataggctatttttgcaaaactctacacactaaccacaaaaccttacaccaaaccagcaaaacaagttttgtcatacatgtagtaacgtaaacacacatacacacaggtatccaaatgtgtaaagtatggatgtgtattccgaacataacacactatcaatacaaataaggggaaaaagttatttaatttttttcttactgtaagaaaaaaaaaaaataactttttccccttatttgtatgtgtgtttactacatgtatgacaaaactttacagtattgcaaactgctatgccctgcacacagaaaaagcaaaagccacaagtgtttttcatttatactatcagtgcgtagttggtgcttcatgtgcttattcaaatgatggtttgtgtgtactgtattgacgcaaaaacacaattttttaaaagagtttgaagagttttgcaagaattgtttgcttttgcaagagatgtataatgttttgctggtttggtgtaaggttttgtggttagtgtgtagagttttgcaaaaatagcctatagtttcaaagatagtgcctaaacaatcagaaaaaactgtaaacagTCACTAAGCTCATTTCTTTTATCTTCATTCTTATATTTTCCAAGACAAATTTGGAATGTGTGATAttttcagtttctgtttcaAAATCATCTATAATGTTGTCAGCGTTGAAGCACTATGTGACTCCAGTCCAGTGAAAAAAGTAACAATGTAGTTACACAGTCGCATAGCTAATAGTGTGATGCAAATAAACATAATAGCTGTATGATATagctatataatatatataatagcTGGATGGTGTTTTCATACTCAGAGGCCAAACTGAggaaacaacaataaataaaatacaatgtaaaagaagagaaaaatatgaaacagCAATGACATCAGATGAAAGGAGGACATAAGATAAAAGGAAGGCGTGCATCAATGTATTTGTATAACCTGTAAAGACAAAGAATGCTTAGGAGCTCTTAAGTATAAAATGTAAACTCCTATTTTTGTGTTTCCTTCCCCTGTAGGCCAGCAGAGCTCCATGTCTGACTCGGACCTTATGAAGAGCGGGGGACCAGCCGGCAGGGGCCCCGAATGCCTGTCCCCCCCGACCCCGagggtggagctgctcagcccCTCCAAGGTGAAGGACCGCACTCAGCACGTCACAGAGAAGGTCACGCAGGTATGGGGGGGGGagtctctcactgtgtgtgtttcatcggTTTATTAATGGCGAGACGCATAGCTGAACTGACTGAGAACCAGGAAGGAGTTGGCAAATCTTAGTGCATCTCATTTGGGAACGTTTGAGTGTAATGCCCCATTACATAATATACATTCAGAGTTATGTCGAGTTCAGTctgtaaggcaaggcaaggcaaggcaattttatttatatagcaccattcagacacaaggcaattcaaagtgctttacaagggCATAGAAATACATTGAAAATAGGACATTAAGATGACATTAAGATTGCATTTAAAGGACATTAAAAGCAAGAAGacaaaaagacattaaaattgcatttaaaagacaataaaaacaaaaaacaagcaaataaatagTTAAAGATTAAAAAGAAGTTACGTATTTAATTTAATGGAAAGCCGCAGTAAACAATAAtgttttaagccctgatttaaatGAGCTGACAGTATTAGCAGACCTCAGGTATTCAGGAAGCTTGTTCCACAGGTGGGGAGCATAGAAACTAAAAGCTGCTTCACCTTGCTTGGTTTTTATCCTGGGAACACTGAGTAAACCTGTCCCAGATGACCTGAGGGGTCTGGGTGCTTCATGACGTACAAGcaaatcagaaatgtatttgggcCCGAGACCATTTAGTGCTTTATAGACTAGTAATAGGATTTTAAAGTCTATCCTTTGACATATAGGAAGCCAGTGCAGCGATTTGAGGACCAGTGTAATGTGCTCCATTTTCTTGGTGTTAGTGCGgactctggcagcagcattctgtaTGAGCTGCAGCTGTCTGATTGATTTTTtgctaataatgtaatgtaatgttttgaTTTCTACTCTAAGAAGTCAAAAGGTCCCAGCAACATACAGAAAATCATTAACAGTCACCTGGTAGCGGTGCAGTTGCCTTGATCACATGGCAGACTGTGGTTAAAGTGGAAAAATCAGTAGGCGGTTTGTGGGCTGGATGTTTTCCTGCTGGGTGGGGAGAGTGGCAGTGAGCCACTGTTCAATTCAgacctgctgctgttgctgccgGGGCCGCAGGGCTCGGCGTTCTGCATCACTGCCtttgtgtgatgatgtgtgtcGGATATGAGGCAAGTGCGAGGGAAGAGCGTTCACAACGACCTGTGACCTTGCTGCCGATGGTTCTGGGTCAGTGTTGATCCCTGGTTATTTATCTCTGGATTTGGATCTCTGGTTATCTgtcagtctatctatctatctacctatctactgtctatctatctatgtatttgggatgggacaatatatcaaaactcaatatattgcaatacaaaaaagtgacaatcCATATCATGGGTCAgaaaaattaattgtgatattagctacattttattctgctgtagtaatcacaaatgagacgactTGTCTCAAGTTCTCCATCCAGAAGGATtagtggctcagaaataaacaaaattctgcagtcatactttgttgtcatttaacttttatttattacattgtatcgtggttgtattgaatcgtgtaccccatattgcgtattgaatcgtatcgtcccatcccatctatctatctatctatctatctatctagctatctatccatctatctatctatctatctatctatctatctatctatctatctatcgaggTAAAAGGCCACTGGAGAATCAGTCAGCGCAGCAAATGTTCAATTGAACGGGCCAAAGAGAACATGAGGACTTTGGCAGCACATGAACTCAGTTATGTGATCATGATGCATCATTAGAGCCATTAGAGGGACCAACCAGCTCCTGTATTCAGTCCGCTCTCACACTGTTGATAACAGCAGAGTAATGCTTTAGACTTTCACCATACTGTCTGGAAGTTATGGATGTAATGGTTAGGAGGAATGGTCTCCCAAGCCTTGCCTCCACTGAGAGTCGGCAGTGATGGGATAATCAAGGATTCCTCAGACCTACAAGGTCACAGAGCCAGAGCAAGCAGCCTCCGCCATGAACATGGTCCAAACAGTATGTCTTCCAAAAAGGTCTGTTGGTCATTATTAGTGCAGACAGAAAGTGTTTGGTGTGTTAAAAGATTGGTttgaaaatgttgctgttttttctccCACTTTGTACTGGTTTTGGTATTTTTCTTCCAGAATGTACCAGATGTGCTTTGTGTCAAAATTGAGAACAGTTGCAATTTACAGTAATATGTGTGAATGGAAGGATATGTTCATAGAAAATGTATTTACCTACTGGAGAACAAATAGTTTTCATTACGTACATTAAAAAGACTATCAGTATAGACaccaaatacataaaatgttcCAATTTGTCATACATAAATTAACTAAACGTACATGTGTGAGAATAAGCTTATACTGATATATCCTCACCACACCTTTATGCCTAGGTGCTTTCTTTGGAGTCTGATGTGCTGCCTGAATACAAACTCCAGGTGCCAGAGACGACATGGTGGATCCTGCTTCACTACAGCCCCTTCAAGGCTTTCTGGGACTGGATTATTCTGCTGCTGGTCCTCTACACAGCTGTGTTCACTCCCTACTCGGCTGCCTTCCTTTTGGATGAACACGGGGATGTGCATAAGAGGAGCTGCGGCTACACATGTGACCCTCTAAATGCGGTGGACCTCATGGTGGATGTACTGTTTATTGTGGATATCGTCATCAACTTTCGCACCACCTACGTGGACCACAATGATGAGGTGGTGACACAGCCGAGCCGGATAGCCAAGCACTATATCAAAGGCTGGTTCCCAATTGATCTGTTTGCTGCAATCCCTTTTGACCTCCTCATTTTCAGATCTGGCTCTGACGAGGTAAGAACTTTGCCTCTCTGCAAATGATATTGTTTTCAATTTTACAAAAGCTCAAATAGTAAAAAGGCtttctcaaaattaaatttGATTGACAAAAATGAAGATATTTATCTGCTTGATAGGCTATTATCTAATTGTGCTTTTTTACAAGGCTTCATAAACCCTCTTTATTTAGAAATTTAGAAACTTCTAAATGTACTTCTTCTTCAAGTCTTAAACTAAATTGCATGGCCATTCTCCCCTGCCTATCTTCCTCTCCCTGTTATTCATGGACACCAAAGATGGCAACCTTAATTGGCCTGCTGAAAACAGCTCGGCTGCTGCGATTGGTCCGTGTGGCAAGAAAGCTGGACCGGTATTCTGAATATGGGGCTGCTGTCCTCTTCTTGCTTATGTGCACCTTTGTGCTCATCGCCCATTGGCTAGCCTGCATCTGGTACGCTATTGGCTTTGTGGAGAGGCCGTACACAGAGACGGGCTGGCTGGACAACCTGGCTGAACAGCTAGGCAAGGCCTACAACGACAGTGACTCCACCTCCGGCCCATCAATCAAAGACAAGTACGTCACGGCTCTGTACTTCACCTTCAGCAGTTTGACCAGTGTGGGCTTCGGTAACGTCTCTCCAAACACCAACTCTGAGAAGCTCTTCTCCATCTGCGTCATGGTCATTGGCTGTGAGTTTTCCAAACACTTTATCATGTCAATTCCAGAACATGACCCTACTCTGTTTTCATTATCTCCTTTTTTAGCCTTCAATATTGAAGATGTAATTACTCAGGAAGTGAGATATTCTGGCTTTTAGTGTTATCTCCATCTTCTCACTGCTTCTTCTGTCCTAGCTCTCATGTATGCCAGCATATTTGGGAATGTGTCGGCCATCATCCAGCGGCTGTACTCCGGTACAACCCGCTACCACACCCAGATGCTGCGGGTCAAAGAGTTCATCCGCTTCCACCAAATCCCAGGGGACCTTCGCCAAAGGCTGGAGGAGTACTTCCAACATGCATGGTCTTACACAAATGGCATCGACATGAATGCTGTAAGTAAAAAAGGAATATTTGGGTAGTATTGGATTAGTGTGTCCAAAGACCTACTTACTCCTGTACCATGATGTTATAATTTTGCCTAAATTATTAGGATGTCGTGGGTGGTGACTATCCTTTTTTTGCATCAAATCACTGATACATTGATGCCTTTGCCTTCTCATATTTAGGTTTTGAAGGGGTTTCCACAGTGTTTGCAGGCAGACATTTGTTTGCACTTGAACCGATCTCTGCTGCAGAACTGCGACGCCTTCCGTGGGGGCAGTCAAGCCTGTCTGCGTGCCTTGGCCATGAGGTTCAAGACGGTCCACGCTCCACCAGGAGATACTCTGATCCACTACGGA
Protein-coding regions in this window:
- the taco1 gene encoding translational activator of cytochrome c oxidase 1 encodes the protein MAGGAVLRALLTRCPRRLAPASSSVGAGKCSAHTDLPVSRVSPPWKTSPVRTLQLCSSLCAGHNKWSKVKHIKGPKDDARGRMFMKFGLMIRIAVKDGGSNPEFNAALANILDQCRGKNMPKASIDAAIKGAEKAKAGTQQTYEARGPGGCMMLIEVLTDNNTRSHQEVKRLLNKNGGALADGARHNFNRKGVVVVQGQRVTAERALELAIEAGAEDVQETEDEEEQPLLQFICDMTDLKNVRTSLEELGLQITSAGLEFVPHTPTTLDQAQLEAASTLIEALNDYPDVVRVWDNIQAKS
- the kcnh6b gene encoding voltage-gated inwardly rectifying potassium channel KCNH6 yields the protein MLAEGQSTALCQCGGSNLEVCFHTLKTTSQQSSMSDSDLMKSGGPAGRGPECLSPPTPRVELLSPSKVKDRTQHVTEKVTQVLSLESDVLPEYKLQVPETTWWILLHYSPFKAFWDWIILLLVLYTAVFTPYSAAFLLDEHGDVHKRSCGYTCDPLNAVDLMVDVLFIVDIVINFRTTYVDHNDEVVTQPSRIAKHYIKGWFPIDLFAAIPFDLLIFRSGSDEMATLIGLLKTARLLRLVRVARKLDRYSEYGAAVLFLLMCTFVLIAHWLACIWYAIGFVERPYTETGWLDNLAEQLGKAYNDSDSTSGPSIKDKYVTALYFTFSSLTSVGFGNVSPNTNSEKLFSICVMVIGSLMYASIFGNVSAIIQRLYSGTTRYHTQMLRVKEFIRFHQIPGDLRQRLEEYFQHAWSYTNGIDMNAVLKGFPQCLQADICLHLNRSLLQNCDAFRGGSQACLRALAMRFKTVHAPPGDTLIHYGDILDSLFFISRGSIQVVRDDVVVAILEKNDIFGEPIHLYDEPGKSNSDVHAITYCDLHRILRDDLLEVLDIYPTFADNFWRNLEITFDLRDTDQVPPIITTDDSGDDCRYRHRPRHRIHSLDCRIRPDGMDHEDSYPLQSFRHRHSAPQSHWDERCSCGSPCSQSSEDLSKPLAHGAKVELYPPKDARRDYSPPVVQLLPPSGTSMGREPVLDRGHQASSLNVPGVYRYWPDRQPQQFSSRSWRSSSVRNSYHPPPFTEERPSELESRLEVLQSQLNRLETRMTADINVILQLLQRQMAPVPPAYSTVSSSTLPPDSPSLYGTRTPVLHTMYPISPLQLDSRASIQSSAQPDLKFTKKSQESLSSGIHVTAASDDTMSTPVTPETETHARLAPPLLQPRVKPSLVETPGLCGSLRYPSLPGNLDIASGLAEIQKHLSDPVLPVS